GTCGTCGTTGATCTTTTCTTTTCCGGCCGGAAGCGGACGCATGCTCTTGGAAAGCAATACGACTTCTTCCGCTTTAATAGTGATTTCGCCGGAGTGCGTCTTAAAAAGTACGCCTTTGACTCCGATATGATCGCCGATGTCATACAGCTTACTAAACGCTTCATACGCGGCTTCACCGATGGCATCTTTACGCACATAGATCTGAATTTTTCCCTGCGGGTCCATAATATGTGCAAACGCCGTTTTGCCTTTGCTGCGCAACGACATGATACGACCGCATACGCGTATCCGACGCACATCCGGATTGTCTAATTGCGTGTCATCTTTGACACCGAGTGCTTCAAAATTTTCTGTCAACTCCTGCGACATCGCATCCCGTTCATATTTGTAAGGATACGGATTGATTCCGACTTCACGAAGTTTGTCTAATTTTTCCCGTCGTACGCGTAATAATTCTTCTTCCACAATGCCCTCTGTATGATTGCTATACTTCTGATATGGTTAATGCTTTTTTTGATAAATTACAAATCGTTCTTTTTCCCTTCGCTTGGGAACCGAATGCGTCGGTATTTCATCCAGCAATGATGTAAACTTCGATGAAAAATGCCGATCCACATCGTCATACCGCACGGTAAACGGCGGCCCGTCCGGTCTTTCGTCCAACGGAAAAAACAAACCGATCAGGTACCCGCCCGGTTTGAGGATCGTATGAACAATCTGCACGTATTCGTCCCGTCGTATCGGGTCAATCGCACAGAAACATGTATATTCCAAAACAAAATCAAACGCTTCGTTGTGCGATTCATGCAGCTTAAAAATATCTTTTTGCAATGTACGAATGCCGGGATAATTTTTCTGAAGCGATTGCAACGGCGATTCGGCAAAATCAACCGCTGTCACGTCAAAACCATGCTGCGAAAAAAGCGCCGCATCATGCCCTGTACCACAACCCAGTACCGCAATGGA
The sequence above is a segment of the bacterium genome. Coding sequences within it:
- a CDS encoding methyltransferase domain-containing protein, translated to MSKNLQTGTVNNPDFWDHIYQNERPRWDIGHATPVFAEWLAHRNQLGTGSIAVLGCGTGHDAALFSQHGFDVTAVDFAESPLQSLQKNYPGIRTLQKDIFKLHESHNEAFDFVLEYTCFCAIDPIRRDEYVQIVHTILKPGGYLIGLFFPLDERPDGPPFTVRYDDVDRHFSSKFTSLLDEIPTHSVPKRREKERFVIYQKKH